In the Halosolutus gelatinilyticus genome, CGGCGACAGCGTGACGATCGGGATCGACGGAATCGGCGAATTGACGAATAGCTGTGCGTACCTGTAGACGTGATGAATCGAGGAGATCCCGCGGACTTCGATCGTGGACGGGTATCAAACCGAGTGCTTGATATCGAGTTCCAGTTCGTTGACCGCGCCGAGAACCTGCTCGGGTAGCTCCTCGGTCAGCCACTCGCCCTTGATCCGATTGGCGGGGCCTGAGACGCTCAAGGCGCCGATAACGGCCTCCTCGGAATCGAGTACCGCGGAACCAACCGCGTTCACGCCGCCCGTCGTTTCCTGTCTATTGAACGCGTATCCCCGTCGTCGGATCCGCTCTAACTCCTCGAACAGTTCGTCTCGCGTCGAAATGCTGTTGTGCGTTCCTTCCGGGAGACCGTGTTCCGCGACGATCGCCGTAACGCGTTCGTCCGGCAGATTGGCGAGAATCGCTTTCCCCGCCGCACTGGTGTGTATCTCTCCGCGTTTGCCCACGTGTGCTCCGGTCTGGACGGCGCTCTGGCCCACTTCGGTGTAGAGGTACACGCGTTCCCCATGCTCTTCGACGATAAATTGCGCGCGCTCTCCCGTTTCCGCCGCGAGTTTGTCGACCTTCTCTTTGATCTTCGGATAGGCGGTTACCTGTCGCTGTGCGTACCCGCCCATCGTGAGAAACCCGAGACCGACCTGGTATTTCTCCCGATCGGCTACCACGTAGTTGTGCGTTCTGAGGGTCACCAGATGACGGTGGACGGTGCTCTGGGACAGGCCGAGGAACGCGGAAATCTCTTCGATAGTCGCGCCGTCGAGTTCTTGGATCGCGTGAACGATCTCGATCGACGTTTCGGTCGTCTTGACCGTCGAGCGGAGTTCGTTTGCCATGCCCATCCATGGTACTCGAACACAATAAATCCCGCATATTCGGATCGCATGATCGATCGGCGTGAATTCGACTATCGTACTGGAAACGTACCGAGACTACTGACCGTGAGATCTCGGACGCGAGACTGGCTGCGATCTTCCCCTACCGATCGTGCCACGGATACGCCGGCCGAACGCGGATCCCAGTTTCCGGGGTTGGGTTGTTTGCCGCCAAAAAACGCATGCAGAATGCGAACGAAGCTGATTTCGCCGTTTACGATCGACGGTGACATCGTGAGGCAGTCGGGGTTTTATAATCGTACTGCCGTAAAATTCTGATCCCGAATTCTGGGATAGACCGGTCGATCGTGATCGGATCACGTGCGTTGTTAGCGCGTGTGAACCGTGTGTTTACACATGTACAACTGTAATAAACCGGCCCCGGTTTCCGGGAGTCCCGTCGATGAGGTCGAAGGCGACCAAATCGCGAAACTAGCGGCGATAATGCCGATATCCACGCACGTAACCCATCCCGAAATACGGGATCACTCGCGTCGGGAACGAATTCGTTTCGGTTCGAACGCGACTACGATCTGGGTGAACGAAAACCGGGAAGATTCAGCCTCGTCCCAGGTTACGAAGCGACTTACCGCGCGGGTGACCGCGAATATGTTACACGTGTTATATTCCGTCGGTAGCTTTACAAAGGGATACGCGTATTGTGGGTCATGAGCCGGTTTACTGATAGTGCAGATTCTCGGGCGAAGTTCGGTCGGCGAACCCGTCACGACGCTCCGGTGACCGTCGCGGTCACGACCAGCGATCGCAGTTCGACACGCGCGGTTTCACTACGCAGTGACGACCCCAATCAACTCCGATCGGATCGCGTTCGAGCCCCGCAATTCACCGCACGAGGCGGCGCCTAGCCCACCAGCCCGAACCGATGGCAGAAAACGATACTACCCGAGACACCACAAACGCGACTATGGAAGATAGAGAAAAAATACTGGACGGCGTAACGGTTGTAGACCTCTCCACGTTCGTCACCGGGGGATTCTGTTCGACGATGCTCGCAAATCAAGGCGCGGAAGTCATCAAGATCGAACAACCCGGCTACGGCGATGCTATCCGGCATACTGGGCCGCCGTTCGTCGACGGCGAATCGCCGTACTACTGGACGGTGAATTACGGGAAGCGGAGTCTGGAACTCGACCTGAAGAACCCGACGGCCAAAGAGGTCCTGTACGAGCTCGCCTCCGAGGCGGATATCTTCATTCAGAACTTCCGTCCGGGTACTGCGGCACGTCTCGACGTCGATTACGAGTCGATAGCCGAACACAACGAAGGGATCATCTACCTCGCGATTTCGGCGTTCGGTCAAACCGGTCCGTGGCGGGAACGCTCCGGGTACGATCTGCTCATTCAAGGGATGAGCGGCATCATGAGCGTCACCGGCGAAAGCGGACGACGGCCCGTAAAGGTCGGGTTGCCGATGACGGACCTCGTTACGGCGATGTGGGCGGCGTTCGGGGCGACGGCGGCCCTCTATCGACGACAATCGACCGGCGACGGCGAGTACATCGACCTCGGAATGCTCGAGTCGGCGCTTCCGTGGCTCACCAAACAAGCCGGTCAAGTTTTCGCCGGCAGCGAGCCCCGACGGATGGGGACGAAAGATCCCGTTCTCGCACCGTATCAGACGTTCGAGACCGAAGACAGCTACATCAACATCTGCATTCTGAACGAGAAACTCTGGGGAGAACTGTGCGCGGTCATCGATCGACCCGACCTGCCGGCGGACGATCGCTTCGAAACGAACGCCGATCGCGTCGAACATCTCGAGGAGCTCGAAACGGAGCTCGAAAGCACGCTCCGGACGAAGACGACCGACGAGTGGATCGAGATCATCGCCGAGGACGGCGGCGTTCCGGCGGGTCCCGTGTTCGACGTCGAGGAGGCGTTGAATAACCCGCAAGTCGAAGCCCGCGAAGCGCTGACCGAAATCGAACACCCGGAACTCGGCGACATCCCCGTGATCGAACATCCGTTGAAGTTCGATCGCGCCGAGAGCGGATTCGAGTTGCCGCCGCCGTTGCTCGGCGAACACAACCGCGAGGTGCTCCGAGAGGCGGGGTATTCGGACGCGGAACTCGACGAGATGGAGGCGGCCGGCGTCTTCGGAGAACGCGATTCCGGGGCGTGAACGCAAATGACGGCCACACGCGTTTCCGGCGCCGGAATGACCCGATTCGAGGCGGCATCGGATCGGTCCCTTCTCGAACTCGCGACCGCCGCGGCGGACGACGCGCTCGCCGATGCCGGCTACGCGACGACGGACGTCACGTCGATTCACGTCGGTAACGCGCTCGCGGAGGCGCTCGGAACGCAGACCGGGATCGCGAACGCGGTTACGGCCAGCCTCGGCGCGGAGGGAGTTCGTGCGGATCGAATCGAGAACACCAGTGCGAGCGGGGCGAGCGCCGTTCATCGCGGCGTCGAAGCCGTTGCAAGCGGCGGATCGAGCGTCGCACTTGTCGTCGGCGTCGAAAAGATGTCCGTCGCCGAGACGGCCGACGTGACCGAGTCGATGAGTCGGCTCGTCCACGATCGGGAGTACGTACAGGGGCTCACGCTCCCCTCGTTCGCCGGCCTGGCGGCGAGCGCGTATCTCGACCGGTACGGCGTGCCACGCGAAGCGCTCGCCGCCGTCGCCGTGAAAAATCACGCGAACGCGGTACACAACCCGGTCGCGCAGTTCCGAAAACGGATCTCCGTCGCTGACGCGCTCGAGTCGCCGCTCGTCGCCGACCCGCTTCGATTGTACGACTGCTGCCCGATGACGGACGGCGCCGCTGCGCTCGTCCTTTCGCGGGAGCGGGGAGTGCGCGTGGCGAGTACCGCCAGTGCCACCGGGACCCACGCCGTCGCGGATCGAGCCGATCCGCTCGCGATCGAGAGCGTTCGGATCGCCGGTGAACGGCTGTTCGACGGAACGAACCTCTCCCCTCGAGACGTCGACGTCGCGTGCGTTCACGACGCCTTCACCGTCCTCGAACTCCTCGAGCTCGAGGAACTGGGCTTCTACGATCGCGGGGCGGCGTGGGAAGCGACGCTTGAGGGCGAAACGCGCCTCGACGGGGAGCTTCCGGTGAATCCGGGCGGCGGGCTGAAAGCGCGCGGCCATCCCCTCGGTGCGACGGGCGTCTCCCAACTCGTCGAACTGACGTGGCAGTTACGCGGTGACCTTCCGGACGAACGGCAGGTTCCCGGCGCGGAGACGGGATTCGCGATCAACGTCGCGGGTTTCGGGAACAACAGCGTGTGCACGCTCTTACAAGCATGACCGACCGCAATTCGTCCTCGGAGACGCCGCCCGTTCCGGCCGATCGCGCGTTCGTCTGTACCGGCTGCGGCCGTCGGTGGTACTACACGCGCAGTCGCTGCCCCGACTGCGGCGCGGACGAGTCCTCGACGTACGAACTCGGCGACGGCGAACTCGTCGCGCGAACCGAAATCGCCGTGACGCCGCCCGATGTCCGAAGCCCGAACTGGATCGGTCTCGTTCGATTCGGCGACATCCAATTGATCGCCCAGTTGGATGCTAACGACGTTTCGATCGGAGACCGAGTTACGTTCGCCGGCTCGTATCGGCTTCGCGACGGAATCGAGGCCGCCGAGCCCCGATTGATAGCCGTCGAATAGCGACCGCGAGTTTCGAGGACGACGTTCGCACCGCGATCGGGGCTGCGGACCCGAAAAATCGACGCGGATCCGCACCGACCGCACCGATGACGGGGAGTCCCGGCCGAGCGACTCATCTCGCGACGTCGAAGACGTCTCGAGGGTTCTCCCGAACGACTTTCCGGATCGCCTCCTCGTCGATCCCGTACCGATACAGTTCGAAGATGGCCCGTTTCAGCGCGAAGGGATCCGTCCGGAGGACGTTCGCGCAGTCGGTGTCGATCATGATCCGCTCCGGCCCGTACTCGTCGATCGCGTCGGCGACGTCCGCGGCGGTAACGCCGATCAGCCACGAGTGGCCGATGGTATAACTCAGGTAGCACTCCGTCTCCGCCATGAGATAGTCGGTATTGTTCCGATCCGCGTGCGAGGCGACGACTCGCTCGTCGTCCAGCCCCGCGTCGCGCATCGCTTCGACGTCGATCTTCACCGCCTCGAGCGCGGGGTTATCACCGGTGATCACGGGTTCCTGACCGAGGCCGGTGTTTTTCTCGTAGCCGGGGATCTGGACGTCCGCTCGATACGATCGTCTCGACTCGCTCGATCGATTCGGGGTATGCAGGATAACCGGCAGGTCGTGATCGTCCGCGAGTTCCATCTGCGCCTGCACGATCGCTCGCTGTTGGTCCACGTCCCAGGCGCTGACGTGCTGGGACGGCGTGACGCCGGTCTCGCCGATCGCCACGACCTCGTCAAGCGCGCAGTAGTCGTCCATCGCGTCGAGCAACTCGTCCGGGTTCTCGATGCGAACGCCCGTATGGATACCGAGGCCGAGTTTGGCCTCGAAGAAGTGGTTGCGTTCGATCGCCGCGCGTCGGTTGATCGCGTCGTCCCAGAGGAAGCGGACGTCCGCCGCCCTGACCGGCTTGTACGGCGTCCAGTGGTAGCCGGAGGCGACCATCACCATCGCCTCACAGCCGGAGAGGGCGTACCGCTCTCGGTCGTCCCAGGAGAGCGTGTGGGCGTGATTGTGGACGTCGATCCAGGGTTGGTTGAGAAGCTCCGTCGGCGGGTCGAACGGTTCGTCGTCGAGGTATGCGGCGTCGGTCGGGCGCTTCGTTGGCGGTGTCGGTGTCATGGGTTCGAAGATCTACGGCGTCCGAACGGCCGGCGCGGCCGATCTCGCCGTCGAGTCCGTTATTAGCGAGAGGGGCACTTAGCACTTTTCGGATAGCTAAAACTTATTATGGGTCGTGTTCACATGGACGGTATGACGCTGCTGATCGGAACGGATACCGGACTGTACCGCGTCGACGCGATTCCGTTCGAAGACGGAGACCCGGAGCGGGTGCTCGACTGCGGCACCGTAACCGCGGTGAGAACGTTCGACCACACGGACGGCGTGTTCGTCGCGTCGTCGACCGGCGCGTACCGCTCCCTCGACGGCGGCGAGACGTGGGCGGTCCTCGGCGTTCCGCTGGGGGACCGCTTCTGGCACGCCGGCGAGAGCGAGGTCTGGTCGATCCTGGCGACCGCCGACGGGACGCTGTACGCCGGAACGAACGATCCGTACGTGTACCGCTCGGTCGACGACGGCGAGACGTGGACCGAACTCAGGGGATTCCGAGACCTTCCGTCTCGAGGGCGCTGGGAATCACCGATCGATCCCCACTACGCGCGGCTACGAGCGCTCGAATGCGTGCCCGGCCGTCCGGAACGGCTCATCGCCGGCGTCGAAGCGGGCGGCGTCCACCTCAGCGTCGACGCGGGGCGAACGTGGATCGATCGTCGCGACACGATCATCGACGACATTCACCAGATCCTCCCGGTTTCCGAGGACGTGTGGCTCGCTGCGACCGGCTACCTCGACCACGACCTGGAAAACCTCGGCCTCGGTCACGCCGTCGGCGAAGGCGGCCTCTACCGAACGACCGATGCCGGCGAATCGTGGACGCGAATCGATACGGGGAACGACTTCTCGTACATCAGGCGCGTGTTCGTCCACGACGGGACGGTGTTCTTCTGCGGCGGGGAAGAGGCGCCGCCGGCGTGGGTGAACGACGACCACGAGGCGGCGCTGTTCGAGTCGACGAACTTCGGCCGGGACTTCGAGCGCGTCTCCTTCCCCGGCGAACCGCACGAAGTCGTCGAAACGTGGGCCGTCTACGGCGGCGACGTGATCTGCGGGTCCGGGCTGTTCGACGTTCCCGATCAGCGCGACGACGTCCGGGGCCGTCTCATGCGGCGAACTGGCGACGGCGACTACGAAACGGTCGGACGGATCGACGCGAATATCAGCCGCATCGAACCGGTCTAACTCGCGACGCCGTCCCGTCGCTCCTATAGTTTTATAACGAATCGCACGCCACGTGATGGCATGCACCTCGCAGTACAGACGCTTCCGTTCGACGAGCCACTGGAATCGACGGTCGAGTTCCTCGCCGATCTCGGCGTCGAGAGTATCGACTGGCGGTGCGAACCCGACGACTACCTCGACGATCCGGAAAAGCAAGAGATCCTGCTCGAAACCGTCGCCGAACGGGACGTGACGATCAGCATGCTAGGGGCGACCGGGTACAATCCGCTCCACCCCGTCGACGAACGGGCCGACGAGGCCGACGAGCGGCTCCGGAAGACGATCCGGCTTGCAGACCAGCTCGGCGTCGACGTCGTCTCGTCCTTCTCGGGGCTTCCCGGCGCCACGCCGGACGATCGATCGCCGAACTGGATCGCGACGCCCGTGCCGCCGGGGCGGCAACACGAGTACTACGAGTACCAGTGGGAGGACGTCGCGATCCCGTACTGGGAGGAACTCGGCGAGTACGCGGACGGCTACGGCATCGACGTCGCGATCGAGATCCACGTGAACACGCTCGTCAACAGCCCGGCGACGATGCGGACGTTGCGACGCGAAACCCACGAGCGGATCGGCGGGTACCTGGATCCGGGCCACCTGTGGCTCCAGGAGATCGACCCCGTCGAATCGGTCCGCTACCTCGCCGAGGACGACGCGATTTTCCACGTCGAGGCCTCCGACGTCAGGCGGAACGACTCGAACCTCGCGGTGAAGGGAACGTGGGACATGACGCCGCTGGACGACGCGCTCGACCGATCCTGGTCGTTCTGTCCGGTCGGCTACGGGCACGGCGAGGAAACCTGGCGCGACATCATCAGCACCCTCGATCTGGTCGGGTACGACGGTCCGGTGAGCATCCAACAGCTCAACACGCCCGAGGATCTTCACGGAGGGATAGAAAAAGGGGCTGCGTTCCTCGACCAAATCATCATCTGAGCGCGGCTTCTCGTCGAGTGTGGCGGTCGATACCGGCCGGCCGCGCAGCGACGCGTCGGGAATCGCGTGAACGCCCGGCAGGAACGCTTAAGAGCGTGGTTGCGCAACCCGAATTCATGTTGGACGGAACGACAGCCTTCGTTACGGGCGCGAGCCAGAACATCGGCCGACAGATCGCGCTCACGTTCGCCGATCGCGGGGCGAACGTCGCCGTTGCAGCCCGAAGCGACGGGATCGACGAGACGGTCGACCTCGTCGACGACGCCGATCGAGTGCTCGCCGTCGAAACGGACGTGACCGATTCCGACTCGGTTGCGAGGTCGATCGAGGAGACCGTCGAAACGTTCGGCGGGCTCGACTGCCTCGTCAACAACGCGGGTATCGCGGGGCCGACGGCGCCGATCGAAGACACGCCGATCGAGGAGTGGGAGCGGACGCTCGACGTGAATCTCCTGGGGCAGGTCCGCACCGTGCGGGCGGCCGTCCCGCACCTCCGGGAGAGTCCTCGCGGACGGATCATCAACGTCTCGTCGACCGCCGCGAAGGACGTCATCCCGAGTCGGGCGCCGTACAACGCCTCGAAGATGGCCGTCATCGCCCTGACCCGATCGCTCGCGCTGGATCTCGGCGACGACGGGATCACCGTGAACGCGATCTGTCCGGGAGCGACCCGGGGGAAGCGCATCGAGCGATCCATTTCGGAGCAGTCCGAGAAATTAGGCCTCTCGTTCGAGGAGACGAAAGAACGATTGTTCACCGGGAACGCAGCTCTCGGCGCCCTTATCGAGGAGCGCGACACCGCGGACCTGGCCGCGTTCCTCGCCAGCGAGGACGCCCGTCACATCAGCGGACAGGATATCAACGTCGACGCGGGTTCGTGCTGGGAATGACTGCTTGCCGCCCCGTCGCCTGTGCGGCGGTCTGCCGATCGGGAAGCAGGAACGGAGCGGTCGAGGCGGCGTCTGACCGGGTATTCGATACAAATATATGCGGCGTACCGCAATTTCTCAGCGAAGGATGGTAGTACTCAGCACGCAAGCCGGAACAGTACACGTGGTGTCCCATGACTGATTCGTCCACGGATCGCGATCCACCGTCTCCGCTCGGTCGAGCGTTTTACAGCGGCGTACTCGCCTACATGGCGATCGACGGCTTCAAAAACAACGAGAAGCGCGTCGAGATCGCCCGATCGAAGGGCGTCCCGATGCCGGAACTGCTTGTGCCGGCCGTTACCGCGGTGCTTCTCGCGGCGAACGTCGGTATCCTCCTCTGGAAATATCCGCGGGCGTCCGCCGTCGCCGTTATCGGCTTCTTCCTCGGAACGACCCCGAAGATTCACGACTTTTGGAACATGGAGGGCGGAGAGCGGGCCGCGAACAAAATCAACTTCCTCAAGAACGCGGCCCTTCTCGGCGGGGCCGTACTGCTCCTCGCCGAGGCCAACGAGAAGCGCTAGGGTATTCCGCGGCGAGTATCGAACCCGATCGTACAGACGATCGCAACCTAGTCTTTCACTTTTGAAAACTAGATGAAAGAACATTTATATAGTATAACTCTCATATGTGGGATATGGTAAGCAGTGACAATCCTAGTAGACGGGCCGTTCTGAAACGAACCGGAGCCGGCGCCACCGGAATCGTCGCGATGGCGTCACTCTCCGGCTGTACGGGCGGGGGAAATGGTGACGACGGGGACGGCGGCGACGGCACGAACAACCCCGACCCCGACGAAGTAGACGAGAACGCCGTGAGAGTGGGCTACTTACACCCGTTCACCGGGCCGTTCGCGGCCTTGGGCGACGCCCAAGACATGGGATCCGAGGTGGCCGTAAATCACGTGAACAACGATCTCGGCGGGATTCTCGACCGGGAAGTCGTCCGATTCGTCGAGGACACCGAAGGAGATCCGGGTCAGGGTCGGGATATGGCCAGACGGCACGTCAAAACGAACGAGGTCGACGTGCTGATCGGCGGCGTCTCCGGCGCCGTGAACCTGTCCATCTCCGATTACGCCGCCGACGCCGGCGTTCCGTATTTCGCGTACGGCGGCCCCGAAGAGCTGACGGGGAGCGAGTGTCGACCGACGACGTTCCGATACCAGTATTCCGACGCTCAAATCGCGCGGACGGGCGCGGCGTGGTCCATCGAGAATCTCGGCGAAAACGTCTGGATCCACATCGCGGACTACGCGTTCGGACAATCCATCCGGCGGGAGTGGAAACGCGCCTTCGAGGCGTCCGGGATGGACTACACGATCGTCAACGAAACGCAGACCCCGCTCGGACACGACGACTTCTCGGCGACCCTGAGCGAGATCCAGGCGTCGGATGCGGACTGGGTGCTGCAGGGCTTCAGCGGGAGCGACGCCGTGAACTTCCTCAGCCAGGCCGAACAGTTCGGTCTCCAGCAGGACATCATGAGCACGACGAACACGTACCTCCCGCTCCGCCAGGGCGCCGGAAGTTCGGCCGTCGATACGTACACCACGATCCGATACGATCCCGCCTACGACAGCGAGGCCAACCAGACGCTGGTCGATCAGTACACGAACACGCACGACGAGCCGCCGACGGACCACGCCCTGGTAATGTGGACCAGCCTTCGGTTGTACGCCCAGGCCGCCGACGAAGCGGGATCCCTCGAAACGGCCGCGATCGTTTCGGCGCTGGAGGGTCTCGAGAGCGACGAGCCGATGGGATCGACGACCCTGCGAGAGTGCGATCACCAGGCCCTTCGAGACGGCTTCATCGGGCGGATCACGGAGCCGGATCAGTACGACTGGCCCGGACAGGAGATCGTCGCCGAACGGCCGGCCGAAGAAATCACTCGAGACTGCGGCGAGACCGGCTGCGAGATGCCCTCGCTGTAGCGTCCATGCCGACTATGCACACTCTGTCACTATGATACCGGATGTCCACGTACTGGCGATCGGAATAAGTACGGAGCGGCTGGCGTTCCTGATTCTGAACGGCCTCGCGCTGAGCATGCTGTATATCCTGATCGCGTCGGGATTCGCGGTCATTTTCGGCATCACCGACGTGCTCAACTTCGCACACGGTATCTTCTATATGCTGGGCGCCTATCTCGCCTTGACCGTCGTCGACGCGACGGGCAGTTTCTTCCTGGCGCTCTTCCTGGCACCGCTGGCCGTCGCGGGGATCGGAGTACTAATCGAACGGCTCACGCTTCACCACATCTACGATCGATCGCCGCTGTATCACGTGTTGATAACCTTCGGCGTGTTGCTAGTGGTCACCGATCTCGTCGAAATCGTCTGGGGAACGGGAACGCAGTTCTTCCAGACCCCGGACGCGCTCAGCGGCGCGGCGACCGTCGGCCCGATCATGTATCCCCGATATCGACTCTTCACGATAGTTGCGGGTGCGGTCGTCGCCCTGGCCACGTGGCTCCTGTTCAGGTATTCCGACTTCGGGCTGATCGTCCGTGCGGGGGCTCAGGATCAGGGAACGGTGCGGCTCATGGGCGTCGACATCTCGAAGTACTACACCCTCGTCTTCGGGCTGGGAACCCTCCTGGCCGCGATCGCCGGCGTGTTGGCCGCGCCGTTTCTGAGCGTCAACCCGGAGATGGGCAACGGAGCGCTCATCGTCGCGTTCGTTATCGTCGCCATCGGCGGCCTGGGGAGTTTCGGGGGGTCGATCGTCGCCGGGATCATCGTCGGCCTCGCCCAAACCGCAGCGAACACGTTCGTCCCGGAGTTGTCGGGATTCGTGTTTTACATCCTGCTGCTCGCCGTACTCCTGTTGAAGCCCGAGGGGATACTCGGCGCGTACGAGATACGCGATCAATCCGCGAAGCTATCCTACGACGAGACGATTCCGCCGGTGAACCTCACCGATCGCAAGGTGCTCTCCGCGTTGTTCGTCCTGTTGCTCCTGCCGTTCGTCGGCCTGAACACCTTCATGAGCATGTACGGCGTGGGCCTGGTCGCGCTCATGTTCGTGTGGGGCATCCTTGCGCTCAGTCTCGACACCGTGACCGGATACACGGGGTTGATATCGTTCGGCCACGCGGCGTTCTACGGGATCGGGGGGTACGCGGTCGCGTTGGGTACGATACACGTCACCAATTCGTTCCTCCTGGGGCTCGTACTCGCCATGCTCTTCGCCGGAATCGTCGCGTGGCTGGTCGGTGCAGTCTCGGCGAGGCTGTCGGGTCTGTACTTCGCCGTCGTCACGTTCGCGGTCGCCCAGATGCTGTACGAGCTTTCGGTGACGTGGTCCGATTTCACCGGCGGCAGCAACGGCCTCGCCATCGACCGCGTCGAGCTGGTCGGCGTTATCGACGTGTCCGAGACGCTCACGTTCTACTACGTCTCGCTCGCGCTTCTCGTCGGGCTGTACTACTTCGCAAAGCGGATCATGTACTCCCCGTTCGGGCTGCAGCTGAAGGCGATCCGCGAAAGCGAACGGCGGGCCGCCTTCCTCGGCTACGACACCAACAAGGCGAAACGGCGAATTTTCGCAATTTCGGGCGCGATCGGCGGCGTCGCCGGTGCGCTGTTCGTCACCCACCAGACGTTTACCAGCCCGGAGACGCTCGTCTGGATCGTCTCCGGCGACGCGCTGTTCGCGATGATCCTCGGCGGCG is a window encoding:
- a CDS encoding thiolase C-terminal domain-containing protein; the protein is MTATRVSGAGMTRFEAASDRSLLELATAAADDALADAGYATTDVTSIHVGNALAEALGTQTGIANAVTASLGAEGVRADRIENTSASGASAVHRGVEAVASGGSSVALVVGVEKMSVAETADVTESMSRLVHDREYVQGLTLPSFAGLAASAYLDRYGVPREALAAVAVKNHANAVHNPVAQFRKRISVADALESPLVADPLRLYDCCPMTDGAAALVLSRERGVRVASTASATGTHAVADRADPLAIESVRIAGERLFDGTNLSPRDVDVACVHDAFTVLELLELEELGFYDRGAAWEATLEGETRLDGELPVNPGGGLKARGHPLGATGVSQLVELTWQLRGDLPDERQVPGAETGFAINVAGFGNNSVCTLLQA
- a CDS encoding ABC transporter substrate-binding protein, whose product is MVSSDNPSRRAVLKRTGAGATGIVAMASLSGCTGGGNGDDGDGGDGTNNPDPDEVDENAVRVGYLHPFTGPFAALGDAQDMGSEVAVNHVNNDLGGILDREVVRFVEDTEGDPGQGRDMARRHVKTNEVDVLIGGVSGAVNLSISDYAADAGVPYFAYGGPEELTGSECRPTTFRYQYSDAQIARTGAAWSIENLGENVWIHIADYAFGQSIRREWKRAFEASGMDYTIVNETQTPLGHDDFSATLSEIQASDADWVLQGFSGSDAVNFLSQAEQFGLQQDIMSTTNTYLPLRQGAGSSAVDTYTTIRYDPAYDSEANQTLVDQYTNTHDEPPTDHALVMWTSLRLYAQAADEAGSLETAAIVSALEGLESDEPMGSTTLRECDHQALRDGFIGRITEPDQYDWPGQEIVAERPAEEITRDCGETGCEMPSL
- a CDS encoding WD40/YVTN/BNR-like repeat-containing protein, whose translation is MTLLIGTDTGLYRVDAIPFEDGDPERVLDCGTVTAVRTFDHTDGVFVASSTGAYRSLDGGETWAVLGVPLGDRFWHAGESEVWSILATADGTLYAGTNDPYVYRSVDDGETWTELRGFRDLPSRGRWESPIDPHYARLRALECVPGRPERLIAGVEAGGVHLSVDAGRTWIDRRDTIIDDIHQILPVSEDVWLAATGYLDHDLENLGLGHAVGEGGLYRTTDAGESWTRIDTGNDFSYIRRVFVHDGTVFFCGGEEAPPAWVNDDHEAALFESTNFGRDFERVSFPGEPHEVVETWAVYGGDVICGSGLFDVPDQRDDVRGRLMRRTGDGDYETVGRIDANISRIEPV
- a CDS encoding SDR family NAD(P)-dependent oxidoreductase produces the protein MLDGTTAFVTGASQNIGRQIALTFADRGANVAVAARSDGIDETVDLVDDADRVLAVETDVTDSDSVARSIEETVETFGGLDCLVNNAGIAGPTAPIEDTPIEEWERTLDVNLLGQVRTVRAAVPHLRESPRGRIINVSSTAAKDVIPSRAPYNASKMAVIALTRSLALDLGDDGITVNAICPGATRGKRIERSISEQSEKLGLSFEETKERLFTGNAALGALIEERDTADLAAFLASEDARHISGQDINVDAGSCWE
- a CDS encoding DoxX family protein — protein: MTDSSTDRDPPSPLGRAFYSGVLAYMAIDGFKNNEKRVEIARSKGVPMPELLVPAVTAVLLAANVGILLWKYPRASAVAVIGFFLGTTPKIHDFWNMEGGERAANKINFLKNAALLGGAVLLLAEANEKR
- a CDS encoding TatD family hydrolase, with the protein product MTPTPPTKRPTDAAYLDDEPFDPPTELLNQPWIDVHNHAHTLSWDDRERYALSGCEAMVMVASGYHWTPYKPVRAADVRFLWDDAINRRAAIERNHFFEAKLGLGIHTGVRIENPDELLDAMDDYCALDEVVAIGETGVTPSQHVSAWDVDQQRAIVQAQMELADDHDLPVILHTPNRSSESRRSYRADVQIPGYEKNTGLGQEPVITGDNPALEAVKIDVEAMRDAGLDDERVVASHADRNNTDYLMAETECYLSYTIGHSWLIGVTAADVADAIDEYGPERIMIDTDCANVLRTDPFALKRAIFELYRYGIDEEAIRKVVRENPRDVFDVAR
- a CDS encoding Zn-ribbon domain-containing OB-fold protein; amino-acid sequence: MTDRNSSSETPPVPADRAFVCTGCGRRWYYTRSRCPDCGADESSTYELGDGELVARTEIAVTPPDVRSPNWIGLVRFGDIQLIAQLDANDVSIGDRVTFAGSYRLRDGIEAAEPRLIAVE
- a CDS encoding IclR family transcriptional regulator, encoding MANELRSTVKTTETSIEIVHAIQELDGATIEEISAFLGLSQSTVHRHLVTLRTHNYVVADREKYQVGLGFLTMGGYAQRQVTAYPKIKEKVDKLAAETGERAQFIVEEHGERVYLYTEVGQSAVQTGAHVGKRGEIHTSAAGKAILANLPDERVTAIVAEHGLPEGTHNSISTRDELFEELERIRRRGYAFNRQETTGGVNAVGSAVLDSEEAVIGALSVSGPANRIKGEWLTEELPEQVLGAVNELELDIKHSV
- a CDS encoding CaiB/BaiF CoA transferase family protein, with protein sequence MEDREKILDGVTVVDLSTFVTGGFCSTMLANQGAEVIKIEQPGYGDAIRHTGPPFVDGESPYYWTVNYGKRSLELDLKNPTAKEVLYELASEADIFIQNFRPGTAARLDVDYESIAEHNEGIIYLAISAFGQTGPWRERSGYDLLIQGMSGIMSVTGESGRRPVKVGLPMTDLVTAMWAAFGATAALYRRQSTGDGEYIDLGMLESALPWLTKQAGQVFAGSEPRRMGTKDPVLAPYQTFETEDSYINICILNEKLWGELCAVIDRPDLPADDRFETNADRVEHLEELETELESTLRTKTTDEWIEIIAEDGGVPAGPVFDVEEALNNPQVEAREALTEIEHPELGDIPVIEHPLKFDRAESGFELPPPLLGEHNREVLREAGYSDAELDEMEAAGVFGERDSGA
- a CDS encoding sugar phosphate isomerase/epimerase family protein, with product MHLAVQTLPFDEPLESTVEFLADLGVESIDWRCEPDDYLDDPEKQEILLETVAERDVTISMLGATGYNPLHPVDERADEADERLRKTIRLADQLGVDVVSSFSGLPGATPDDRSPNWIATPVPPGRQHEYYEYQWEDVAIPYWEELGEYADGYGIDVAIEIHVNTLVNSPATMRTLRRETHERIGGYLDPGHLWLQEIDPVESVRYLAEDDAIFHVEASDVRRNDSNLAVKGTWDMTPLDDALDRSWSFCPVGYGHGEETWRDIISTLDLVGYDGPVSIQQLNTPEDLHGGIEKGAAFLDQIII